From a single Pseudalkalibacillus hwajinpoensis genomic region:
- a CDS encoding valine--tRNA ligase — protein MVNNELTMPTKYDPKATEQKWYPYWVNGEFFEATADKKKDPYTIVIPPPNVTGKLHLGHAWDTTLQDILSRVKRMQGYDVLWLPGMDHAGIATQAKVEGKLREEGTSRYELGREKFLEKSWEWKEEYADFIRSQWAKLGLSLDYSRERFTLDDGLSSAVREVFVKLYEKGLIYRGEYIINWDPQTKTALSDIEVIHQEVTGHFYHMRYPLADGSGHIEIATTRPETMLGDSGIAVHPKDVRYKHLVGKKAILPIVGREIEIVADDYVDMDFGSGAVKITPAHDPNDFEIGNRHNLERILVMNEDGSMNENADKYKGMDRFVCRKLLVKDLEDAGILFKIEEHVHSVGHSERSGAVVEPYLSTQWFVKMGPLADQAIELQKSEDKVNFVPERFEKTYLNWIENIRDWCISRQLWWGHRIPAWHHKETGEIYVGLEAPADIENWEQDEDVLDTWFSSALWPFSTMGWPDESSEDYSRFYPTNVLVTGYDIIYFWVARMIFQGIEFTEQRPFNDVLIHGLVRDSEGRKMSKSLGNGVDPMDVIEKYGADSLRFFLSTGSSPGQDLRFYWEKVESTWNFANKIWNASRFALMNMDGIKYEELDLTGKKTTADKWILTRLNETVEQVTRLINNYEFGEVGRYLYNFIWDDFCDWYIEMAKLPLYGEDEAAKKTTRSVLAYVLDQTMRLLHPFMPYLTEEIWQHLPHEGESITVASWPVKNEELHFPEAAADMALLTEVIRSVRNIRAEMNVAPSKPIELRIKPKSEEAQSKLEQNSQYIERFCNPETLTVSANLQAPEKSMTAVVSGAELFLPLEGLINIDEEIERLKSELKKLDGEVERVQKKLANEKFISKAPEKVVDEERAKEKDYLERRSNVEGRINELKK, from the coding sequence GCTTCCTGGAATGGACCATGCTGGAATTGCAACGCAGGCGAAAGTAGAAGGAAAGCTTCGCGAGGAAGGAACGTCCCGTTATGAGCTTGGTCGCGAGAAATTCCTTGAAAAATCATGGGAGTGGAAAGAAGAGTACGCAGATTTCATTCGAAGTCAGTGGGCGAAGCTTGGTCTATCTCTAGATTATTCAAGAGAGCGTTTCACACTTGATGATGGGCTTTCAAGTGCAGTTCGCGAAGTATTTGTTAAACTTTATGAAAAAGGTTTAATTTATCGAGGAGAATACATTATTAACTGGGATCCTCAGACGAAAACAGCTCTTTCAGACATTGAGGTTATTCACCAGGAAGTAACGGGTCACTTCTATCATATGCGCTATCCTCTTGCAGATGGATCCGGGCATATAGAAATCGCGACAACACGTCCAGAGACAATGCTTGGGGATTCCGGCATCGCTGTTCATCCGAAAGATGTGCGTTACAAGCATCTCGTTGGAAAGAAAGCGATTCTTCCAATCGTCGGGCGGGAAATTGAAATCGTTGCTGATGATTATGTAGATATGGATTTCGGTTCTGGTGCTGTAAAAATCACACCTGCACATGACCCGAATGACTTTGAAATTGGTAATCGTCACAACCTTGAGCGCATTCTTGTCATGAATGAAGATGGCTCAATGAATGAGAATGCGGATAAATATAAGGGCATGGATCGATTCGTGTGCCGCAAACTGCTTGTTAAGGATCTTGAGGATGCAGGAATTCTTTTCAAGATTGAAGAACATGTGCATTCAGTTGGTCACTCAGAGCGAAGCGGAGCAGTTGTGGAACCGTATCTCTCAACTCAATGGTTTGTAAAGATGGGACCTCTTGCAGATCAAGCAATTGAGCTACAGAAGTCGGAAGACAAGGTTAACTTTGTACCAGAGCGTTTTGAGAAAACGTATTTAAACTGGATTGAGAACATTCGTGATTGGTGTATTTCAAGACAGCTGTGGTGGGGTCATCGCATTCCGGCATGGCACCATAAAGAAACAGGCGAAATTTATGTTGGGCTAGAAGCACCAGCTGACATCGAGAACTGGGAACAGGATGAAGATGTGCTTGATACATGGTTTAGTTCAGCTCTATGGCCCTTCTCAACAATGGGTTGGCCAGATGAATCCTCAGAAGATTACAGCCGATTCTACCCTACTAATGTTCTAGTAACTGGATACGACATTATTTATTTCTGGGTGGCACGTATGATCTTCCAGGGCATTGAATTTACAGAGCAGCGTCCTTTTAACGATGTCTTGATTCATGGACTTGTTCGTGACTCTGAAGGCCGCAAGATGAGTAAATCGCTAGGTAACGGTGTTGACCCAATGGATGTTATCGAGAAGTATGGCGCTGATTCCCTACGCTTCTTCTTATCAACAGGATCTTCGCCAGGACAGGACCTTCGTTTCTACTGGGAAAAGGTGGAATCAACTTGGAACTTCGCAAATAAAATCTGGAATGCTTCTCGTTTCGCGCTCATGAACATGGACGGGATTAAGTATGAAGAATTAGATTTGACTGGGAAAAAAACAACAGCAGATAAATGGATTTTAACTCGTTTAAACGAAACGGTTGAGCAGGTAACCCGTCTCATTAATAACTATGAATTCGGTGAAGTTGGACGTTACCTATATAACTTTATCTGGGATGATTTCTGTGATTGGTACATTGAGATGGCTAAGCTGCCTCTATACGGTGAAGATGAAGCGGCGAAGAAGACCACTCGTTCGGTTCTAGCGTATGTACTTGATCAAACGATGCGTCTTTTGCACCCATTCATGCCGTACTTAACGGAAGAAATCTGGCAGCACCTTCCACATGAAGGCGAGTCAATTACAGTTGCAAGCTGGCCTGTGAAAAATGAAGAGCTGCATTTCCCTGAGGCAGCAGCTGACATGGCATTATTGACAGAAGTAATTCGTTCTGTACGTAACATTCGTGCTGAAATGAATGTTGCGCCAAGCAAGCCGATTGAGCTTCGGATTAAGCCGAAGTCAGAAGAAGCCCAGAGCAAGCTTGAACAGAACAGTCAATATATCGAGCGTTTTTGTAATCCTGAAACACTAACAGTTTCCGCTAATCTTCAGGCTCCTGAAAAGTCGATGACAGCAGTTGTGTCAGGTGCAGAATTGTTCCTGCCACTTGAAGGATTAATTAACATTGACGAAGAAATTGAACGCCTTAAAAGCGAGTTGAAGAAACTGGATGGAGAAGTAGAGCGTGTTCAGAAAAAGCTAGCGAATGAGAAATTCATAAGCAAAGCACCTGAGAAGGTTGTTGACGAAGAACGAGCAAAAGAAAAAGACTATCTTGAAAGAAGAAGCAACGTTGAAGGTCGTATCAACGAATTAAAAAAATAA
- a CDS encoding bifunctional folylpolyglutamate synthase/dihydrofolate synthase, with product MFHSYDAAVGWIHSLLNHGMKPGLERMEWMLDQLGNPERRLKTIHVGGTNGKGSTVTYLRTVLEESGYEVGTFTSPYIETFTERISLNGQPISEEDLIKLCNQVQPLVEVAAASPLGSPTEFEVITVIALLYFGTISYPDLVVMEVGLGGRLDSTNVIHPLVSVITNVGYDHTHILGSDIQQVAFEKAGIIKSGVALITTAEKEGVLALLEQTTRTQKTKIYRMNNEFKVSHISSTNEGERFTFESPYRTIEDLSIGMKGDHQVKNASAALMTLEYLRVFYGLHIEEDMIKIGLARAAWPGRFEKLKSHPDVVVDGAHNPEGVESLAQTLRTHYPDTNIHAVFSALGDKDIESMLQPLYPLIRSITFTTFDFPRAISARALFDRSTASDKSYEENWHKAIQSACESAEENDLVLITGSLYFVSEIRNYLKN from the coding sequence ATGTTTCATTCTTACGATGCAGCAGTTGGTTGGATCCATAGTTTGCTGAATCATGGCATGAAGCCAGGACTTGAACGAATGGAATGGATGCTGGATCAGCTCGGAAATCCAGAACGTCGTCTCAAAACCATTCATGTTGGCGGAACGAATGGAAAGGGCTCAACCGTCACCTATCTCCGAACAGTACTTGAAGAGTCCGGGTACGAAGTAGGAACATTTACTTCACCCTATATCGAAACATTTACAGAACGTATCTCATTGAATGGACAACCTATTAGCGAAGAAGATCTTATCAAGTTATGCAACCAGGTTCAGCCTCTTGTCGAGGTAGCGGCTGCCTCACCGCTTGGTTCCCCAACAGAGTTTGAGGTCATTACAGTTATTGCTTTGCTCTACTTCGGGACCATCTCTTATCCGGATCTTGTTGTTATGGAGGTAGGGCTTGGTGGACGTCTGGATTCAACCAATGTCATCCATCCTCTTGTTTCTGTCATTACGAACGTAGGATATGATCATACACATATTCTAGGTAGTGATATTCAGCAGGTTGCATTTGAAAAGGCTGGAATCATTAAATCAGGTGTTGCACTGATCACCACAGCGGAAAAAGAAGGGGTGCTCGCCCTTCTAGAGCAAACAACGAGAACGCAAAAAACGAAAATTTATCGCATGAATAACGAATTTAAAGTGAGTCATATCTCAAGCACAAACGAGGGAGAACGTTTTACGTTCGAATCTCCTTACAGAACGATTGAAGATCTCTCCATCGGAATGAAAGGTGATCATCAAGTTAAAAATGCTTCAGCTGCACTCATGACACTTGAATACTTAAGGGTGTTTTATGGGCTGCATATTGAAGAAGACATGATCAAAATAGGACTTGCTCGCGCTGCATGGCCTGGAAGATTTGAAAAGTTAAAGTCACATCCAGATGTGGTTGTGGATGGAGCGCATAATCCTGAAGGTGTGGAAAGTCTTGCGCAAACTTTGAGGACACACTATCCTGATACCAATATTCATGCTGTGTTCAGCGCTTTAGGAGATAAAGATATTGAGTCTATGCTTCAACCATTATACCCACTCATTCGATCTATCACATTTACTACGTTTGATTTCCCGAGAGCGATTTCAGCGAGAGCTTTATTTGACCGCTCAACAGCTTCAGATAAATCTTATGAAGAAAACTGGCATAAGGCCATTCAATCTGCCTGTGAAAGTGCAGAAGAAAATGACCTGGTTTTAATTACAGGATCTCTCTACTTCGTTTCTGAAATAAGGAATTATCTAAAAAATTAG
- a CDS encoding sensor domain-containing diguanylate cyclase, producing the protein MTATRKRLVWIVWLLFGPLLIFATFYFFPPDFKGNFADVLALFGLLAVVAMMPINVKGTDLFFIQGISLAVFLRYGLFIEMFLTQLSILVFLMNLRVTRKDSYRYPVNLLMFMLISLISGGLFYLVGGSTGEFSGNVVSQLVPSIMYVFSLIFINQILLHFLRIYVYKETNTKFFGKDMLWEAISTAVTLPVGFLLYMLHTYLGAIAIFFVGVPFVLASLMIRLYYSSQKVNDLLQKTSEIGQQITQSLDTDEILNLFLDEIKDMFVVDYAYIMDAEYVKKLSIIKCLDKDYGVIAGPVGSNVQEGISSRVWRSGRSRLYTKRSQWKNITLEVLPESTNSVISVPMKRNKNVVGIITLASDKIRSYEKHHILVLQILANYLAVAIDNAKNYEETKRRSERCPLTNLYNFRFFSELLEEKYKCLDEMPSSFSIILLDLDHFKKVNDTFGHHSGNEVLCGLSNRLVEEIGTKGTVARFGGEEFVVLLENHSHEDSLQKAEELRCTIADRPFEIFNDLGNGNLQVIYITASIGVATAPDQGDDAQTLIRNADRAMYTGAKQRGRNRVASYVGYVG; encoded by the coding sequence TTGACTGCAACTAGGAAGCGGCTTGTTTGGATTGTATGGCTTTTGTTTGGGCCACTACTCATTTTTGCAACCTTCTATTTCTTTCCCCCGGACTTTAAAGGAAATTTTGCAGATGTTCTCGCTTTATTTGGGTTACTTGCTGTCGTTGCGATGATGCCTATTAATGTTAAGGGGACAGATCTTTTTTTTATACAGGGGATTTCTCTAGCCGTATTCTTGAGGTATGGTCTGTTTATCGAGATGTTCCTGACCCAGCTTTCCATACTTGTCTTTCTAATGAATCTTCGCGTAACACGAAAAGATAGTTATCGCTATCCTGTTAATCTATTAATGTTTATGTTGATATCACTAATATCCGGTGGTCTTTTCTACTTGGTAGGTGGGTCAACAGGGGAGTTCTCAGGAAATGTCGTTTCCCAGCTAGTACCGTCAATCATGTATGTTTTTTCTCTAATTTTTATTAACCAGATCCTGCTTCACTTCTTGAGGATTTACGTCTATAAAGAGACCAATACGAAGTTTTTTGGAAAAGACATGCTCTGGGAAGCGATATCAACAGCCGTTACTCTTCCAGTTGGTTTTCTGCTTTACATGCTTCATACATACTTAGGTGCAATCGCCATCTTTTTTGTTGGAGTTCCATTTGTTCTTGCTTCTTTAATGATTCGTTTGTATTACTCAAGCCAAAAAGTAAACGATCTTCTGCAGAAAACAAGTGAAATCGGTCAGCAGATTACCCAATCTCTTGATACTGACGAAATATTAAACTTATTCTTAGATGAAATTAAAGATATGTTTGTTGTCGACTATGCTTATATTATGGATGCTGAGTATGTGAAGAAGCTATCTATTATTAAATGCCTTGATAAGGATTATGGCGTTATAGCTGGTCCTGTAGGTAGCAACGTTCAAGAAGGAATTAGCTCGAGAGTTTGGAGAAGTGGAAGAAGTCGATTATATACAAAACGTTCACAATGGAAAAACATAACTCTTGAAGTACTGCCTGAGTCAACCAACTCGGTTATTTCAGTTCCAATGAAGCGTAATAAAAACGTTGTGGGCATTATTACACTGGCTTCAGATAAAATCCGTTCTTACGAAAAACACCACATTCTCGTCCTTCAAATTTTAGCCAACTATCTAGCTGTTGCCATTGATAATGCAAAAAATTACGAAGAAACGAAGCGAAGAAGCGAACGCTGTCCTTTGACCAACTTATATAATTTCCGCTTCTTTAGTGAATTGTTAGAAGAGAAGTACAAGTGTTTGGATGAAATGCCATCGTCATTTTCAATCATTCTTCTTGATCTAGATCATTTTAAAAAGGTGAATGATACATTCGGACATCATAGTGGAAATGAAGTGCTATGCGGGCTCTCCAATCGTCTTGTCGAAGAGATAGGGACTAAAGGAACGGTAGCGAGATTTGGGGGAGAAGAATTCGTTGTTCTGTTAGAAAACCACTCGCATGAAGACAGCCTACAAAAAGCCGAGGAGCTGCGCTGTACAATAGCAGATCGCCCATTTGAAATTTTTAACGATCTTGGAAACGGGAACCTACAGGTGATCTATATTACAGCGAGTATTGGAGTTGCAACCGCTCCTGATCAGGGAGACGACGCTCAAACGTTGATCCGAAATGCGGATCGGGCCATGTACACAGGTGCGAAGCAACGAGGGCGCAATCGTGTTGCAAGCTACGTTGGATACGTTGGATAG
- a CDS encoding prepilin peptidase, whose product MGIIYSYLFLSGLVMGSFFNVVGLRVPKKLSIVRPRSSCPRCKRNLGPLELIPVVSFLFQKGKCKGCLSKISPIYAVIEFITAFLFMITPHLIGWSHELLVAYGLLSLLIIVSISDFVYMIIPDKVLLFFGGYFILVRVIVPLDLWYSPFLGAAVGFIFLLLIAIISKGGMGGGDIKLFAVLGLVFGYQQLLLVFFFSTLCGTIIGLGALLTGKVKRKQPVPFGPSIAIGSLITYYFSSRILEWYVNLL is encoded by the coding sequence TTGGGTATAATATACAGTTATTTATTTTTATCTGGCTTGGTTATGGGGTCATTTTTTAACGTTGTGGGCCTGCGTGTTCCGAAGAAACTATCCATAGTGAGACCACGCTCTTCTTGTCCCCGCTGTAAGAGAAATCTGGGTCCCCTTGAATTAATTCCTGTTGTTTCTTTTCTATTTCAAAAAGGAAAATGTAAAGGTTGTTTATCAAAAATTTCTCCCATATATGCTGTGATAGAATTTATAACAGCATTTCTTTTTATGATCACACCACATTTAATCGGATGGTCTCATGAATTATTGGTTGCTTATGGTCTTTTATCACTTTTAATAATAGTTTCAATTTCTGATTTTGTTTATATGATAATACCAGATAAGGTGTTATTATTTTTTGGCGGTTACTTTATTCTCGTTAGAGTTATTGTTCCTTTGGATTTATGGTATAGTCCGTTTCTTGGAGCAGCTGTAGGATTCATATTTCTATTACTAATTGCTATTATAAGTAAAGGCGGTATGGGTGGGGGAGATATCAAGCTGTTTGCAGTCCTGGGTTTAGTATTTGGTTATCAACAACTGTTGCTGGTGTTTTTCTTTTCTACTCTATGCGGAACAATAATTGGCTTAGGGGCATTATTAACTGGAAAAGTAAAGCGAAAACAACCGGTACCATTTGGTCCTTCTATTGCAATTGGAAGCCTTATTACCTATTACTTTTCCAGCCGAATTTTAGAATGGTATGTGAATTTACTTTAG
- a CDS encoding Maf family protein: MKRLVLASGSPRRKELLEQMNLNFDIMVSRFEEHISLTIPPSELVKQLAAGKANDVRSRVIDAVIIGADTVVTLDHDVLVKPESREHARQMLKALSGRKHIVYSGVAILSKERESVFHEATEVTFWELTDQEIENYLDTGEPYDKAGGYGIQGFGAAFVKRIHGDYYSVVGLPISRTLRELASFGIVPEIQR; the protein is encoded by the coding sequence ATGAAGCGCCTCGTCTTAGCCTCAGGGTCTCCGCGAAGAAAAGAACTTCTAGAGCAAATGAACCTCAATTTCGATATCATGGTAAGCCGCTTTGAAGAGCATATTTCTCTAACCATTCCTCCTTCAGAACTCGTGAAACAGCTTGCAGCTGGTAAAGCAAACGATGTCCGGTCTCGCGTGATCGATGCTGTTATTATTGGCGCAGATACAGTCGTTACACTTGATCATGATGTACTAGTAAAGCCAGAAAGTCGCGAGCATGCGAGGCAGATGCTAAAAGCACTCTCTGGCCGTAAACACATCGTTTATTCAGGTGTAGCCATTCTTTCGAAGGAAAGAGAGTCTGTGTTTCACGAAGCGACTGAAGTGACTTTCTGGGAACTAACTGATCAAGAAATTGAAAATTACCTTGATACCGGAGAACCTTATGATAAAGCGGGAGGTTATGGCATTCAGGGCTTTGGTGCCGCCTTTGTGAAACGTATTCATGGCGATTATTATAGTGTGGTAGGGCTTCCTATTTCCAGAACGCTACGTGAACTTGCGTCGTTCGGAATAGTACCGGAGATTCAGCGTTAG
- a CDS encoding rod shape-determining protein, giving the protein MFGGFSRDMGIDLGTANTLAYVKGKGVVVREPSVVAFRTDTGSIEAVGNDAKNMIGRTPGNIVALRPMKDGVIADFETTATMLKYFIQQAQKNRSVFARKPNVMVCVPSGITAVEKRAVEDATRQAGAREPYTIEEPFAAAIGADLPVWEPTGSMVVDIGGGTTEVAIISLGGIVTSESIRIAGDEMDESIIQYVKKTYNLMIGERTAEQLKLEIGSAGSTEGIEAMDIRGRDLVTGLPKTISVSADEVSGALRDTVNSIMEAVKVTLEKTPPELAADIMDRGIVLTGGGALLRNLDQVISDETKMPVIVAENPLECVAIGTGRALENIHLFKSRAGITSRSKQK; this is encoded by the coding sequence ATGTTTGGTGGATTTTCAAGAGATATGGGAATAGATTTGGGTACAGCAAATACGCTGGCTTATGTAAAGGGTAAAGGCGTCGTTGTTAGGGAGCCTTCAGTTGTGGCCTTTCGAACAGATACTGGCTCTATCGAGGCTGTAGGGAATGACGCGAAGAACATGATTGGACGTACACCGGGAAATATCGTAGCTCTTCGTCCAATGAAAGATGGCGTTATTGCCGATTTTGAAACAACAGCAACAATGTTGAAGTATTTCATTCAGCAAGCACAAAAGAATCGTTCAGTATTTGCCCGCAAGCCAAATGTTATGGTTTGTGTCCCTTCTGGAATAACGGCAGTCGAAAAAAGAGCTGTAGAAGATGCGACACGTCAGGCAGGCGCTCGTGAACCTTATACAATTGAAGAACCTTTTGCGGCAGCAATTGGTGCTGATTTACCTGTATGGGAACCAACAGGAAGCATGGTTGTTGATATTGGTGGAGGAACAACTGAAGTTGCAATTATTTCACTTGGTGGAATTGTTACAAGCGAGTCGATCCGTATTGCGGGCGACGAGATGGACGAGTCTATTATTCAGTATGTGAAAAAGACATATAATTTGATGATTGGTGAACGAACAGCTGAACAACTTAAGCTAGAAATTGGATCTGCAGGTTCAACTGAAGGTATTGAAGCGATGGATATTCGTGGACGAGACCTGGTGACGGGGCTACCCAAGACCATTAGCGTATCAGCTGATGAAGTTTCCGGCGCTCTTCGCGATACAGTGAACAGCATTATGGAAGCAGTTAAAGTGACACTTGAGAAAACACCACCAGAACTTGCTGCTGACATTATGGATCGTGGCATTGTCTTAACCGGTGGCGGTGCATTACTTCGAAACCTTGATCAGGTGATTAGTGATGAAACTAAAATGCCTGTCATTGTTGCTGAAAATCCACTTGAGTGCGTGGCGATTGGTACAGGGCGTGCGCTCGAAAATATTCATCTGTTCAAATCTAGAGCTGGTATTACCTCCCGCTCAAAACAGAAGTAG
- the mreC gene encoding rod shape-determining protein MreC: protein MPQFFSNKRLIVLLVSIIILVALIGTSMKERDALTMPEQFFKDSVGWLQSIFYKPANSVAGLFESIGDMKDMYEENKLLKSRLNEFVSLSEELKTVKNENEELKSELNIDSSTGLSNYETYHANMIARSPDRWNDLLTIDKGKQDGVAANMAVATADGLIGKVKNVQPFSSTVQLISDVDRTNRIAAMTQEDENVFGTIEGYDTEKEVLLFSKIPVDIKVEKGQTVITAGNGGIFPRGIVIGEIVDVETDNVGTTQTAHVKPAADLYDINNVMVIDRGAQNVTPDSGEGEGE from the coding sequence ATGCCACAATTTTTTTCGAATAAACGACTAATTGTATTACTAGTTAGCATCATTATCCTCGTTGCTCTGATTGGAACGTCAATGAAAGAACGCGATGCATTAACGATGCCAGAGCAATTTTTCAAAGATTCAGTTGGCTGGCTGCAATCGATTTTCTATAAACCCGCTAATTCAGTAGCGGGTTTATTTGAGAGTATAGGTGATATGAAAGATATGTACGAAGAAAATAAGCTTCTGAAATCCAGGCTTAATGAATTCGTATCATTATCTGAAGAGCTGAAAACTGTTAAAAATGAAAACGAAGAACTGAAAAGTGAATTAAATATAGATTCATCGACAGGGTTATCGAATTATGAGACCTATCACGCTAATATGATCGCCCGCTCACCAGACCGATGGAATGATTTATTAACCATTGATAAAGGGAAACAAGATGGTGTAGCTGCAAATATGGCGGTTGCTACTGCTGATGGGCTTATCGGTAAGGTAAAGAACGTTCAGCCGTTTTCTTCCACTGTCCAACTTATTAGTGACGTAGATCGTACGAATCGGATAGCGGCAATGACGCAGGAAGATGAGAATGTTTTCGGAACCATTGAAGGGTACGATACAGAAAAAGAAGTTCTGCTTTTTTCGAAAATCCCAGTTGACATTAAAGTTGAAAAGGGTCAGACCGTAATTACTGCTGGGAATGGTGGGATTTTTCCTAGAGGCATTGTGATCGGTGAAATTGTTGATGTGGAAACAGATAACGTAGGAACAACACAAACAGCTCACGTAAAACCTGCGGCCGATTTGTACGATATTAACAATGTAATGGTTATTGATCGTGGGGCACAAAATGTAACGCCGGATAGCGGAGAAGGTGAAGGGGAATGA
- the mreD gene encoding rod shape-determining protein MreD: MKRLLLSGTLFVLFLIEGTVFQVFAPEQYDFGFQLIPRFVTVIVVMIGMILSPAYGVLYGIIFGLLHDLIYTDLVGVYMFGIAVAAYIIGYFSKAFHLNWFTTLILGLLGVSMVEFYVYELFALINVTDLAFDSFFYKRYLPSLILNGVFLLIVYYPVKRLLEELSESRRQENQSKKRSFL, encoded by the coding sequence ATGAAGCGCCTTCTTTTATCCGGAACGCTCTTCGTCCTCTTTTTAATCGAGGGTACCGTATTTCAGGTCTTTGCCCCTGAACAGTATGATTTCGGCTTTCAACTTATTCCACGTTTTGTAACCGTGATTGTTGTGATGATCGGTATGATTCTCAGTCCTGCATATGGAGTTCTATATGGCATCATATTTGGCCTTCTCCACGACTTAATTTATACAGATCTCGTTGGTGTGTACATGTTTGGAATTGCGGTAGCAGCTTACATAATCGGGTATTTCTCTAAAGCTTTTCACCTGAATTGGTTTACAACGCTCATTCTAGGTTTGCTTGGGGTATCAATGGTGGAATTTTATGTGTACGAACTGTTTGCTCTGATTAATGTGACTGACCTTGCATTCGATTCATTTTTCTATAAGCGCTATCTGCCTTCTTTAATCCTAAATGGTGTCTTTTTACTTATTGTTTACTATCCTGTTAAGCGGTTGCTAGAAGAATTATCGGAAAGCCGTA